In Cyprinus carpio isolate SPL01 chromosome A1, ASM1834038v1, whole genome shotgun sequence, the following proteins share a genomic window:
- the LOC122146492 gene encoding microfibril-associated glycoprotein 4-like, whose translation MAIMLFLASLLPAVLCSGCKFMQFDCSDIYNSGETVSGIYSIYPAGDIPVWVYCEMISGGKDEDNGGWTVIQRRMDGSVNFYLPWNQYKRGFGNVEGEYWLGLENMYQLTRNNKYMLRVDLEDFEGRKGFALYSSFSVDCECAGYQLHVSGFTDGGAGDSLSGHNGQKFSTFDKDQDSYEKNCAKQYLGGFWYAVCHTTNPNGVYLWGEDPTYHAIGVVWSTWKNYAVSMKSISMKIKYVS comes from the exons ATGGCA ataatgTTGTTTTTGGCGTCTCTTCTCCCAGCTGTATTGTGCAGTGGCTGTAAATTCATGCAGTTTGACTGTTCTGATATCTATAACTCAGGAGAAACAGTCAGTGGGATTTACTCCATCTATCCAGCAGGAGACATTCCTGTCTGGGTTTACTGTGAGATGATCTCAGGTGGGAAAGATGAAGACAACGGAGGATGGACG GTGATTCAGAGGAGAATGGACGGCAGTGTGAATTTCTATCTGCCGTGGAATCAGTACAAGAGAGGATTTGGGAATGTGGAGGGAGAATACTGGCTGG GGCTGGAGAACATGTACCAGCTGACACGTAACAACAAGTACATGCTGAGAGTGGATCTGGAGGACTTTGAAGGAAGGAAAGGCTTCGCTCTGTACTCGTCCTTCTCTGTGGATTGTGAATGTGCTGGATATCAGCTGCATGTTTCAGGATTCACTGATGGAGGAGCTG GCGACTCTTTATCTGGCCATAATGGACAGAAGTTCTCCACCTTTGACAAAGACCAAGATTCCTATGAAAAGAACTGTGCCAAACAGTATCTCGGGGGATTTTGGTACGCAGTCTGTCACACTACAAACCCCAACGGTGTGTATTTATGGGGTGAAGATCCCACCTATCATGCCATTGGTGTTGTTTGGTCAACGTGGAAGAATTACGCAGTCAGCATGAAATCCATCAGCATGAAGATCAAATATGTTTCTTAG